Proteins from one Pirellulales bacterium genomic window:
- a CDS encoding UvrD-helicase domain-containing protein: MSLNPAQRQAVETLSGPLLVLAGAGTGKTRVVTFRIANLIRNRTKPERILAVTFTNKAAGEMQQRAAELLGKQLKSRPEISTFHSLCVRILRRQIQHLGYPRQFVIFDRGDQEGAARQSLREVRASADRLRPGDLLYFIGRWKTAGVEPNEAAAQAETERDHLAAVAYRRYQDALKTAGAVDFDDLLLLTQKLFDEFPQVRRDEARRFDHLLIDEYQDTNASQYRIVKALAGGHGNLCVVGDDDQSIYAWRGAEVEHILRFQHDWPHATVVRLEDNYRTCEAILEFANRLIAFNRNRHEKVLRASISGGLRPSIVQCQDETDEAAQTVADIKLRLENPAIQRCEIAILCRTNEQPRPFEMELRKEKLPYVLIGGQSFYDRREVKDLLAYLRVLDRPHDEPSLLRIINIPPRGIGQTTVKTLVEQAVQQGRPLWDVLANLPTDAKLTPVAIEATNKFRTLIESYRARVAEEPLSEITTQLITHIRYQDDLARQYPDANEQQSRWASVRELINALASYEKRAKKPTLRAFLDEVALGERDEASDKESKLNRNAIALMTLHAAKGLEFPHVYLVGLEEGLLPHQKSVDAEKNGDTKAIDEERRLCYVGVTRAKDRLTLSLALSRMKWGKARPTEPSRFLYELTGQAENRKSRTPQNAKKAPSQRHGTLRRAPLR; the protein is encoded by the coding sequence ATGTCGCTTAATCCTGCTCAACGCCAGGCTGTTGAAACGCTTTCCGGACCGCTATTGGTTCTGGCCGGGGCAGGCACGGGCAAAACTCGCGTGGTTACATTTCGAATTGCCAACCTAATCCGCAATCGCACGAAGCCGGAACGGATTTTGGCGGTCACCTTTACCAACAAAGCGGCCGGCGAAATGCAACAACGGGCTGCCGAACTGTTGGGCAAGCAACTGAAGTCGCGGCCAGAAATTTCCACATTTCATTCGCTGTGCGTGCGAATACTTCGGCGGCAAATTCAGCATTTAGGCTATCCGCGGCAGTTTGTCATTTTCGATCGCGGCGATCAGGAAGGAGCCGCCCGGCAATCGCTGCGCGAAGTTCGGGCCAGCGCCGACCGGCTGCGTCCCGGCGATTTGCTGTATTTCATTGGGCGTTGGAAAACGGCGGGCGTGGAACCCAACGAAGCCGCTGCACAGGCGGAAACGGAGCGCGATCATCTTGCGGCGGTGGCTTACCGCCGCTACCAAGACGCTTTGAAAACCGCGGGCGCTGTCGATTTCGACGATCTGCTGCTGCTCACGCAAAAACTGTTCGACGAGTTTCCGCAAGTTCGCCGCGATGAAGCGCGCCGCTTCGACCATCTGCTGATCGATGAATATCAGGACACCAACGCCAGCCAATACCGGATTGTGAAAGCGCTCGCCGGTGGTCATGGAAACTTGTGCGTGGTGGGGGACGATGATCAATCGATTTACGCTTGGCGCGGCGCCGAAGTGGAACACATCCTGCGATTCCAGCACGATTGGCCCCACGCCACCGTGGTGCGGCTAGAAGATAATTACCGCACCTGCGAAGCCATTTTGGAATTCGCCAACCGGTTGATTGCGTTTAACCGAAATCGCCATGAAAAAGTGCTGCGCGCTTCCATCTCCGGCGGTTTGCGGCCAAGCATCGTGCAATGCCAGGACGAGACCGACGAAGCCGCACAAACCGTCGCAGATATTAAACTGCGGCTGGAAAACCCGGCGATTCAGCGGTGCGAAATTGCCATTTTGTGCCGCACCAACGAACAGCCACGACCCTTCGAAATGGAACTTCGCAAGGAAAAACTTCCTTACGTGCTGATTGGCGGACAATCGTTTTACGATCGCCGGGAAGTGAAAGACCTTCTGGCTTATCTGCGCGTGCTAGATCGCCCGCACGATGAGCCATCGTTATTGCGGATCATCAACATTCCGCCGCGCGGCATTGGGCAAACCACGGTCAAAACGCTGGTGGAGCAGGCGGTGCAGCAAGGCCGCCCCTTGTGGGATGTTTTGGCGAACCTGCCAACCGACGCCAAATTGACCCCGGTGGCGATCGAAGCGACGAATAAATTTCGCACGTTGATTGAATCATATCGTGCTCGTGTTGCTGAAGAGCCGCTATCCGAAATTACCACGCAATTGATCACGCACATCCGCTATCAGGACGATTTGGCCCGGCAATACCCTGATGCCAACGAGCAGCAAAGCCGCTGGGCCAGCGTCCGGGAACTAATTAACGCTTTGGCGTCGTACGAAAAGCGCGCGAAAAAACCCACACTCCGTGCTTTTCTGGACGAAGTGGCGCTCGGCGAGCGCGACGAAGCCAGCGACAAGGAATCGAAACTCAATCGCAATGCCATCGCACTCATGACATTGCACGCCGCCAAAGGATTGGAATTTCCGCACGTGTATTTGGTCGGCCTGGAAGAAGGCTTGCTGCCGCATCAAAAATCGGTTGACGCGGAAAAAAATGGCGACACGAAGGCCATCGACGAGGAACGCCGGCTGTGTTATGTGGGGGTGACGAGGGCGAAAGATCGGCTGACACTGTCGCTGGCGCTTTCGCGAATGAAATGGGGCAAAGCGCGGCCCACGGAACCGAGCCGGTTTTTGTATGAATTAACCGGTCAGGCGGAAAATCGAAAATCACGAACGCCACAAAATGCAAAGAAAGCACCGTCGCAACGCCATGGAACTTTGCGGCGCGCTCCGCTCAGATGA